One Kineococcus aurantiacus genomic window carries:
- the pstS gene encoding phosphate ABC transporter substrate-binding protein PstS: protein MNRTIIRRAALPAALALSLGLAACSGSNETSTGSGSSDSASSSAASLSGSLNGAGASTQTVAQQTWAAGFQGTNPDVQLNYDPVGSGGGREQFLSGGVPFAGSDAYLKDEELTQAQETCQGGNAIDIPVYVSPIAVAFNLEGVKTLNLSPDTVAGIFLGNIKTWNDPAIAADNPGVTLPATAVTPVHRSDDSGTTQNFTDYLHTAAPTVWTAEAAQKWPVEGGEAAQGTSGVVQAIKGGNGTIGYADESQVAPEGLGIVSVKVGDAFVGPTAEAAAAVVDASPEVEGRPDGDIAIKIDRATTAAGAYPVVLVSYDIVCSKYEDAATAELVKAYMTYVTSEEGQEAAAKAAGSAPISEKLRTQITASLEKISS from the coding sequence TTGAACCGCACGATCATCCGTCGCGCCGCCCTGCCGGCCGCCCTGGCCCTCTCCCTCGGCCTCGCTGCGTGCAGTGGCTCCAACGAGACGAGCACCGGTAGCGGCTCGAGCGACTCCGCCTCCTCGTCGGCCGCGTCGCTGAGCGGTTCCCTCAACGGCGCGGGCGCCAGCACCCAGACCGTCGCGCAGCAGACCTGGGCCGCCGGGTTCCAGGGCACCAACCCCGACGTGCAGCTGAACTACGACCCCGTCGGTTCCGGCGGCGGCCGCGAGCAGTTCCTCTCCGGCGGCGTCCCCTTCGCGGGCTCGGACGCCTACCTCAAGGACGAGGAGCTGACCCAGGCGCAGGAGACCTGCCAGGGCGGCAACGCCATCGACATCCCGGTCTACGTCTCCCCCATCGCCGTCGCGTTCAACCTCGAGGGCGTCAAGACGCTCAACCTGTCGCCCGACACCGTCGCCGGCATCTTCCTGGGCAACATCAAGACCTGGAACGACCCGGCCATCGCCGCCGACAACCCGGGCGTGACGCTGCCGGCCACCGCCGTGACCCCGGTGCACCGCTCCGACGACTCCGGCACCACCCAGAACTTCACCGACTACCTGCACACGGCCGCCCCGACCGTGTGGACCGCCGAGGCGGCGCAGAAGTGGCCCGTCGAGGGCGGCGAGGCCGCCCAGGGCACCTCCGGCGTGGTCCAGGCCATCAAGGGCGGCAACGGCACCATCGGCTACGCCGACGAGTCCCAGGTCGCCCCCGAGGGCCTGGGCATCGTCTCGGTCAAGGTCGGCGACGCCTTCGTCGGCCCGACCGCCGAGGCCGCCGCGGCCGTCGTCGACGCCTCCCCCGAGGTCGAGGGCCGCCCCGACGGCGACATCGCCATCAAGATCGACCGCGCCACGACCGCGGCCGGGGCGTACCCCGTCGTCCTGGTGTCCTACGACATCGTGTGCTCCAAGTACGAGGACGCCGCCACCGCCGAGCTGGTCAAGGCCTACATGACCTACGTGACCAGCGAGGAGGGCCAGGAGGCCGCGGCCAAGGCCGCCGGTTCCGCGCCGATCTCCGAGAAGCTGCGCACCCAGATCACCGCCTCCCTGGAGAAGATCTCCAGCTGA
- the pstC gene encoding phosphate ABC transporter permease subunit PstC: protein MSSRTPSPAAEERAVIERGANRAGDKIFSGTATGAGVVILLVLAGVAAFLVGQAVPALTADKAEVGDGEGLVAYVWPLLFGTILAAVIALVVATPIAVGIALFISHFAPRRLAQGLGYLVDLLAAVPSVVYGIWGIVVLSKAMAPIYGWLADNLGFIPLFAGPASATGRTIFTAGLVLAVMVLPIVTAIGRDVFLQTPRLHEEAALALGATRWEMIKYSVIPYGRSGVVSAAMLGLGRALGETMAVALVLSVSNVVTFNLISATNPSTIAANIALNFAEASGVDVNVLIASGLALFVITFAVNFVARLIVSRSGAKA, encoded by the coding sequence GTGAGCAGTCGCACCCCCAGTCCCGCCGCCGAGGAGCGCGCCGTCATCGAGCGCGGCGCCAACCGGGCCGGGGACAAGATCTTCAGCGGCACCGCGACGGGGGCGGGCGTGGTCATCCTCCTCGTCCTGGCCGGTGTCGCGGCCTTCCTCGTCGGGCAGGCCGTCCCCGCCCTCACGGCCGACAAGGCCGAGGTCGGTGACGGCGAGGGCCTCGTCGCCTACGTCTGGCCGCTGCTGTTCGGCACGATCCTCGCCGCGGTCATCGCGCTCGTCGTCGCGACGCCCATCGCGGTCGGCATCGCCCTGTTCATCTCGCACTTCGCCCCGCGCCGGCTCGCGCAGGGCCTGGGCTACCTCGTCGACCTGCTCGCCGCGGTGCCCAGCGTCGTCTACGGCATCTGGGGCATCGTCGTCCTGTCCAAGGCGATGGCCCCCATCTACGGCTGGCTGGCCGACAACCTCGGCTTCATCCCCCTCTTCGCCGGCCCCGCCTCCGCGACGGGCCGCACCATCTTCACCGCCGGGCTGGTGCTGGCGGTCATGGTGCTCCCCATCGTCACGGCCATCGGCCGCGACGTCTTCCTGCAGACGCCGCGCCTGCACGAGGAGGCCGCGCTGGCCCTGGGCGCCACGCGCTGGGAGATGATCAAGTACTCGGTCATCCCGTACGGCCGCTCGGGCGTCGTCAGCGCCGCCATGCTGGGCCTGGGCCGCGCGCTGGGTGAGACGATGGCCGTGGCCCTGGTGCTGTCGGTCTCCAACGTCGTCACCTTCAACCTCATCAGCGCGACGAACCCGTCGACGATCGCGGCCAACATCGCGCTGAACTTCGCCGAGGCCTCCGGGGTCGACGTCAACGTCCTCATCGCCAGCGGCCTGGCCCTGTTCGTCATCACCTTCGCGGTGAACTTCGTCGCCCGCCTGATCGTCTCGCGCTCGGGAGCCAAGGCATGA
- the pstA gene encoding phosphate ABC transporter permease PstA, whose amino-acid sequence MTTTTNGAAGDLAAAIDQPLSQRKLPRWAPWGSLAVAVVLSLAVLLPGGTSKGAVAVLAALLHLVVIGVASGVREGSRKAKDRLVTALVTIAFLVAMVPLVSVVWTVVDNGRHRLDADFFTMSMFRIVGEGGGALHAIWGTIIITLIATVISVPIGLMTAVYLVEYGAGSRLARAITFLVDVMTGIPSIVAGLAVAALFALVSGPGTKLGIMGAIALAILMVPTVVRSTEEMLKLVPNDLREAAYALGVPKWRTVVKVVLRTSVSGIATGITLAVARVAGETAPLLITVGITTGSNFNPFEGRMATLPVYAFYQYTQPGVPAAAGTERAWTAALVLIALVMLLNLVARLISRFFAPKTGR is encoded by the coding sequence ATGACCACCACCACGAACGGCGCGGCCGGCGACCTCGCCGCCGCCATCGACCAGCCGCTGAGCCAGCGCAAGCTCCCCCGCTGGGCCCCGTGGGGTTCCCTCGCCGTGGCCGTCGTCCTCTCCCTGGCGGTGCTGCTGCCCGGCGGGACGTCCAAGGGCGCCGTCGCCGTGCTCGCGGCGCTGCTGCACCTGGTGGTCATCGGGGTCGCCTCCGGCGTGCGCGAGGGCAGCCGCAAGGCCAAGGACCGCCTCGTCACCGCCCTGGTGACGATCGCCTTCCTCGTCGCGATGGTCCCCCTCGTCTCCGTGGTGTGGACCGTCGTCGACAACGGCCGGCACCGCCTGGACGCCGACTTCTTCACGATGTCGATGTTCCGCATCGTCGGTGAGGGCGGCGGGGCGCTGCACGCCATCTGGGGCACGATCATCATCACGCTCATCGCGACGGTGATCTCGGTCCCCATCGGCCTCATGACCGCCGTCTACCTCGTCGAGTACGGCGCGGGCTCGCGGCTGGCGCGCGCCATCACGTTCCTCGTCGACGTCATGACGGGCATCCCCTCGATCGTCGCCGGCCTGGCCGTCGCCGCGCTCTTCGCGCTCGTCTCCGGGCCCGGGACGAAGCTGGGGATCATGGGCGCCATCGCCCTGGCGATCCTCATGGTCCCCACGGTCGTGCGCTCGACCGAGGAGATGCTCAAGCTCGTCCCGAACGACCTGCGCGAGGCGGCCTACGCCCTCGGCGTGCCCAAGTGGCGCACGGTCGTCAAGGTCGTGCTGCGCACGAGCGTGTCGGGCATCGCGACCGGCATCACGCTGGCCGTGGCCCGCGTCGCCGGGGAGACCGCCCCGCTGCTGATCACCGTGGGGATCACCACGGGGTCGAACTTCAACCCCTTCGAGGGCCGGATGGCGACCCTGCCGGTGTACGCCTTCTACCAGTACACCCAGCCCGGCGTGCCGGCCGCGGCCGGCACCGAGCGCGCCTGGACCGCCGCCCTGGTCCTCATCGCCCTGGTGATGCTGCTGAACCTCGTCGCGCGGCTCATCTCGCGCTTCTTCGCCCCCAAGACCGGCCGCTGA
- the pstB gene encoding phosphate ABC transporter ATP-binding protein PstB yields the protein MAKMIDVSDLNIYYGDFLAVADVNVTIEPRAVTALIGPSGCGKSTFLRTLNRMHEVIPGARVEGKVVMDGQDLYDKDVDPVSVRQHIGMVFQRPNPFPTMSIYENVAAGVRLNAKRMRKSDLDDLVESSLRGANLWNEVKDRLDKPGLGLSGGQQQRLCIARAIAIRPSVLLMDEPCSALDPISTLAIEDLIGELKSDYTIVIVTHNMQQAARVSDKTGFFNLAGVGKPGHLVEIDDTSTIFSNPSQKATEDYISGRFG from the coding sequence ATGGCCAAGATGATCGACGTGAGCGATCTGAACATCTACTACGGGGACTTCCTCGCGGTGGCGGACGTCAACGTGACGATCGAGCCGCGGGCCGTCACCGCGCTCATCGGCCCGTCCGGCTGCGGCAAGTCGACGTTCCTGCGCACGCTCAACCGCATGCACGAGGTCATCCCCGGCGCCCGCGTCGAGGGCAAGGTCGTCATGGACGGCCAGGACCTCTACGACAAGGACGTCGACCCGGTGTCGGTGCGCCAGCACATCGGCATGGTGTTCCAGCGCCCGAACCCGTTCCCGACGATGTCGATCTACGAGAACGTCGCGGCCGGGGTGCGGCTGAACGCCAAGCGCATGCGCAAGAGCGACCTCGACGACCTCGTGGAGAGCTCGCTGCGCGGGGCGAACCTGTGGAACGAGGTCAAGGACCGCCTCGACAAGCCGGGCCTGGGCCTGTCCGGTGGGCAGCAGCAGCGCCTGTGCATCGCCCGCGCCATCGCGATCCGCCCCTCGGTCCTGCTGATGGACGAGCCGTGCTCGGCGCTGGACCCGATCTCCACGCTCGCCATCGAGGACCTCATCGGCGAGCTCAAGAGCGACTACACGATCGTCATCGTGACGCACAACATGCAGCAGGCCGCGCGCGTGTCGGACAAGACCGGGTTCTTCAACCTGGCCGGCGTCGGCAAGCCCGGCCACCTGGTCGAGATCGACGACACCTCGACGATCTTCAGCAACCCGTCGCAGAAGGCCACCGAGGACTACATCTCGGGCCGCTTCGGCTGA
- a CDS encoding inorganic phosphate transporter, producing MDLALVLVVVVVALAFDFTNGFHDAANAIATSVSTRALTPRVALTMAALLNLAGAFLGTGVAAFIAFDVADVGTGPLAGTVVLAALVAAIGWNLCTWRLGLPSSSTGALIGGLCGAAFTAGAAMHWDAVLVFVLVPMVLSPLLGFGLGYLAVLAVHRVARDADRRPLQRRLRMLQTVSAAAMALGHGLQDAQKTMGVIVLVLVAGGFHTGRGIPWWVTVLAALAMGAGTYCGGWRIIRTLGRRVAQLDPARGFAAETVSSAVLYVAALVLNAPVSTTQVVSSAVIGAAATRRRSAVRWRVVRTVVAAWVLTPVAAAALGAAGYLLLSLAVPGV from the coding sequence GTGGACCTCGCCCTCGTCCTCGTGGTCGTCGTCGTGGCCCTGGCCTTCGACTTCACCAACGGGTTCCACGACGCGGCCAACGCCATCGCGACGTCGGTCTCGACGCGCGCCCTGACGCCCCGCGTCGCGCTGACCATGGCGGCGCTGCTGAACCTCGCCGGCGCCTTCCTGGGCACCGGCGTCGCGGCCTTCATCGCCTTCGACGTCGCCGACGTCGGCACGGGCCCCCTCGCCGGCACGGTCGTCCTGGCCGCCCTCGTGGCCGCCATCGGCTGGAACCTGTGCACCTGGCGGCTCGGCCTGCCCTCCTCCAGCACCGGGGCCCTCATCGGCGGGCTGTGCGGAGCGGCCTTCACCGCCGGGGCCGCGATGCACTGGGACGCCGTCCTCGTCTTCGTCCTCGTCCCCATGGTGCTGTCCCCGCTGCTGGGGTTCGGGCTCGGCTACCTGGCCGTCCTCGCCGTCCACCGGGTCGCCCGCGACGCCGACCGCCGCCCCCTCCAGCGCCGCCTGCGGATGCTGCAGACCGTCTCGGCCGCCGCCATGGCGCTGGGCCACGGCCTCCAGGACGCCCAGAAGACCATGGGCGTCATCGTCCTGGTCCTGGTGGCCGGCGGGTTCCACACCGGCCGGGGCATCCCCTGGTGGGTCACGGTGCTCGCCGCGCTCGCGATGGGCGCGGGCACCTACTGCGGGGGCTGGCGGATCATCCGGACCCTCGGCCGCCGGGTCGCCCAGCTCGACCCGGCCCGCGGCTTCGCGGCCGAGACGGTCTCCTCCGCGGTCCTGTACGTGGCGGCGCTGGTGCTCAACGCGCCCGTGTCCACCACCCAGGTGGTCTCCTCGGCGGTCATCGGGGCCGCGGCCACCCGGCGCCGCTCCGCCGTCCGCTGGCGCGTGGTCCGCACGGTGGTCGCGGCCTGGGTGCTCACCCCGGTCGCGGCCGCCGCGCTGGGGGCCGCGGGGTACCTGCTGCTGTCCCTGGCCGTCCCGGGGGTGTGA
- a CDS encoding DUF47 family protein gives MRFRLTPHDTSFFDLFSAMGQVLLEGTVLLTEAIGSEPPRRAAIGLAMEDVEHRGDETGRELLRKLDTTFVTPFDREDVHELTSRLDDCLDLMQATVDLVVLVETGPLPPAVGEIVQVLSRQAELTAEAMPRLRSVTTLTDYCSEVGRLENQADQLHRRVLADLLAGGRDVFEAWRVKEVVDRLDGVADAFERVAHTVRTLAVKES, from the coding sequence GTGCGTTTCCGACTGACCCCCCACGACACCTCCTTCTTCGACCTGTTCAGCGCGATGGGGCAGGTCCTGCTCGAGGGGACCGTCCTGCTGACCGAGGCCATCGGCAGCGAGCCGCCCCGCCGCGCGGCGATCGGCCTGGCCATGGAGGACGTCGAGCACCGCGGCGACGAGACCGGCCGCGAGCTGCTGCGCAAGCTCGACACCACCTTCGTGACGCCCTTCGACCGCGAGGACGTCCACGAGCTGACCTCCCGCCTCGACGACTGCCTCGACCTCATGCAGGCCACCGTCGACCTCGTCGTCCTCGTCGAGACCGGCCCCCTGCCCCCGGCCGTCGGCGAGATCGTGCAGGTCCTGTCCCGGCAGGCCGAGCTGACGGCCGAGGCCATGCCCCGGCTGCGGTCGGTGACGACCCTGACCGACTACTGCTCCGAGGTCGGCCGCCTGGAGAACCAGGCCGACCAGCTGCACCGCCGGGTGCTGGCCGACCTCCTCGCCGGCGGCCGCGACGTCTTCGAGGCCTGGCGGGTCAAGGAGGTCGTCGACCGGCTCGACGGCGTCGCCGACGCCTTCGAGCGCGTCGCCCACACCGTGCGGACCCTCGCGGTCAAGGAGTCCTGA
- a CDS encoding metallophosphoesterase family protein: MSDRKRRPEPRPPRVPHRWRARWDASADRRGGRFLRRHLLPWLAVLVVGGLGAAAGFALAPGSTTYVGPLQTEVRVRPSLDPGVQVDLPPVGEVRFDTHRAPVLVSASIRSVDLDAAARLVRSPQQLLALELTAADTVRAAAVRAAAYSLGCGFAGALLAASVVFRGRRRTLQTGAALLVVVVATGGGAYATFDPAALRQPRFTGLLSRAPYLVSSTQNALERLESYRSGLSDIVRSVSTLYAAAANLPVLGDARAGTSGLGEDVTTVLHISDLHLNPLGYDLTANLVKQFGVQAVVDTGDTTTWGTAVESSFLARIRDLGVPYVWVRGNHDSTDTQAQVAAEGATVLDAGATTEVAGLVLAGQGDPVFTPDGEGKVATGTAEQVQEQANDVLADGIAAWDRAHPDRTVDAALVHDPSGLQPLLGRVPLVLAGHLHKRSVTLDASGTRVMVEGTTGGAGITAAGLTRLADGDPLPLSATLLYFGRSGDDAGRLLAYDEVTVGGLGLAEVNLQRTVLTDEDRPPLVVPSGSPTSGATGSATGSVTGSATGTATGG, from the coding sequence ATGTCCGACAGGAAACGCCGCCCCGAGCCCCGGCCGCCGCGCGTCCCGCACCGGTGGCGCGCGCGCTGGGACGCCTCCGCCGACCGCCGCGGCGGCCGGTTCCTGCGCCGCCACCTCCTGCCCTGGCTCGCCGTCCTCGTGGTCGGCGGGCTCGGCGCCGCCGCCGGGTTCGCCCTGGCCCCCGGGTCCACCACCTACGTCGGCCCCCTGCAGACCGAGGTCCGCGTCCGGCCCAGCCTGGACCCGGGCGTGCAGGTCGACCTGCCGCCCGTGGGCGAGGTCCGCTTCGACACCCACCGCGCGCCGGTCCTCGTCAGCGCCAGCATCCGCAGCGTCGACCTCGACGCCGCGGCCCGCCTCGTGCGCTCCCCCCAGCAGCTGCTGGCCCTGGAGCTGACCGCCGCCGACACCGTCCGCGCCGCCGCGGTGCGCGCCGCCGCGTACAGCCTCGGCTGCGGGTTCGCCGGGGCGCTGCTGGCCGCCTCCGTCGTCTTCCGCGGCCGCCGCCGCACCCTGCAGACCGGGGCCGCGCTGCTCGTCGTCGTCGTCGCGACCGGTGGCGGCGCCTACGCCACGTTCGACCCCGCCGCGCTGCGCCAGCCCCGGTTCACCGGCCTGCTGTCCCGCGCCCCCTACCTGGTCTCCAGCACCCAGAACGCCCTCGAGCGGCTGGAGAGCTACCGCAGCGGCCTGTCCGACATCGTCCGCAGCGTCTCTACGCTCTACGCCGCCGCGGCGAACCTGCCCGTCCTGGGCGACGCCCGGGCCGGCACCAGCGGCCTGGGGGAGGACGTCACCACCGTCCTGCACATCTCGGACCTGCACCTGAACCCGCTCGGCTACGACCTCACGGCCAACCTCGTCAAGCAGTTCGGCGTCCAGGCCGTCGTCGACACCGGCGACACCACGACGTGGGGCACCGCCGTCGAGTCCAGCTTCCTGGCCCGCATCCGCGACCTCGGCGTCCCCTACGTCTGGGTGCGCGGCAACCACGACTCCACCGACACCCAGGCCCAGGTGGCCGCCGAGGGCGCGACCGTCCTGGACGCCGGGGCCACCACCGAGGTCGCGGGCCTCGTGCTCGCCGGCCAGGGCGACCCCGTCTTCACCCCCGACGGGGAGGGCAAGGTCGCCACCGGGACCGCCGAGCAGGTCCAGGAGCAGGCCAACGACGTCCTCGCCGACGGCATCGCCGCGTGGGACCGGGCCCACCCCGACCGGACCGTCGACGCCGCCCTCGTCCACGACCCCAGCGGGCTGCAGCCCCTGCTGGGGCGCGTCCCGCTCGTGCTGGCCGGTCACCTGCACAAGCGCTCGGTGACGCTGGACGCCTCCGGCACTCGGGTCATGGTCGAGGGGACGACCGGGGGAGCGGGCATCACCGCCGCCGGCCTGACCCGGCTCGCCGACGGCGACCCGCTGCCCCTGTCGGCCACGCTGCTGTACTTCGGCCGCTCCGGCGACGACGCCGGCCGGCTGCTGGCCTACGACGAGGTCACCGTCGGCGGCCTGGGGCTGGCCGAGGTGAACCTGCAGCGCACCGTCCTGACCGACGAGGACCGCCCCCCGCTCGTGGTGCCCAGCGGGTCCCCCACGAGCGGCGCGACGGGCTCGGCGACGGGCTCGGTGACGGGGTCGGCGACGGGCACGGCGACGGGCGGTTGA
- a CDS encoding SDR family oxidoreductase, whose amino-acid sequence MTETTTSTPFRDLRSPSPTGRPGPALVTGAESGIGRAVAVELARRGHDVGLTWFRDEAAGEATVREVRALGRRAALRHADLRDLPGAADVVDSLAEELGGVEVLVNDAGTGTSTLLLDLSFEDWREVLSVDLDAAFLFLQRAARRMVAAGRGGRVVNVTSVHEHQPRVGAAPYCAAKGGLGLLTRTAAIELAEHGITVNAVAPGEIATPMTGQEDTDPHTEHRPGVPLGRPGDAREVAALVGFLCSAEASYVTGSSYAVDGGMLQMGPMAGSHLTGEAWRRP is encoded by the coding sequence ATGACCGAGACCACGACCAGCACCCCGTTCCGCGACCTGCGCTCCCCCTCCCCCACCGGCCGCCCCGGCCCGGCCCTGGTCACCGGCGCCGAGTCCGGCATCGGGCGGGCCGTGGCCGTCGAGCTGGCCCGCCGCGGCCACGACGTCGGCCTCACCTGGTTCCGCGACGAGGCCGCCGGGGAGGCGACGGTGCGCGAGGTGCGGGCGCTGGGGCGGCGCGCGGCGCTGCGGCACGCCGACCTGCGCGACCTGCCCGGCGCGGCCGACGTCGTGGACTCCCTGGCCGAGGAGCTCGGCGGGGTGGAGGTGCTGGTCAACGACGCGGGCACGGGCACCTCGACGCTGCTGCTGGACCTGTCCTTCGAGGACTGGCGGGAGGTGCTGTCGGTCGACCTCGACGCGGCGTTCCTCTTCCTGCAGCGCGCGGCCCGGCGGATGGTCGCGGCCGGGCGCGGGGGCCGCGTCGTGAACGTCACCAGCGTCCACGAGCACCAGCCGCGGGTGGGGGCGGCGCCGTACTGCGCGGCCAAGGGCGGGCTGGGGCTGCTGACCCGCACGGCGGCGATCGAGCTGGCCGAGCACGGCATCACCGTCAACGCGGTGGCCCCCGGCGAGATCGCGACGCCCATGACGGGGCAGGAGGACACCGACCCGCACACCGAGCACCGCCCGGGGGTGCCGCTGGGCCGTCCGGGGGACGCGCGGGAGGTCGCGGCGCTCGTGGGGTTCCTGTGCTCGGCGGAGGCCTCGTACGTGACGGGGTCGTCGTACGCGGTCGACGGCGGGATGCTGCAGATGGGCCCGATGGCCGGTTCGCACCTGACCGGGGAGGCCTGGCGCCGCCCGTAG
- a CDS encoding transcriptional repressor: MTSADLLRAKGLRATQPRVVVLDVLEAARTTSEHLAVAQIADRARTVLPTVSTQAVYDCLEALSGAGLARSVEPAGHPARYEARVGDNHHHLVCRDCGRTVDVDCTVGHAPCLSPSDAAGFAVEEAEVVFWGRCPECRTPKSIA, translated from the coding sequence GTGACCAGTGCCGACCTCCTGCGCGCGAAGGGGCTGCGCGCCACGCAGCCCCGCGTGGTCGTGCTCGACGTCCTGGAGGCCGCCCGCACCACCTCCGAGCACCTGGCGGTCGCCCAGATCGCCGACCGCGCCCGGACCGTCCTGCCGACCGTCTCGACCCAGGCCGTCTACGACTGCCTCGAGGCGCTCAGCGGCGCCGGGCTCGCCCGCAGCGTCGAACCGGCCGGTCACCCCGCGCGGTACGAGGCGCGCGTGGGCGACAACCACCACCACCTGGTGTGCCGCGACTGCGGTCGCACCGTCGACGTGGACTGCACCGTGGGCCACGCCCCCTGCCTGTCGCCCTCCGACGCCGCGGGTTTCGCGGTCGAGGAGGCCGAAGTGGTGTTCTGGGGCCGCTGCCCCGAGTGCCGCACCCCGAAGTCCATCGCCTGA
- a CDS encoding catalase, whose amino-acid sequence MTDVASQPSAPGDDRPVLTNRQGHPVYDNQNQRTIGARGPATLENYQFLEKISHFDRERIPERVVHARGTTAFGYFEAYGTFGDEPIASKTRAKLFQEKGKRTDLAIRFSTVAGGRDSSEALRDPRGFAVKFYTEDGNWDLVGNNLGVFFIRDAIKFPDFIHSQKPDPVTFDRQVPNRVFDFASQTPESLHMFTLVFSPRGIPASYRTQQGFGVNTYKWVNSEGETLLVKYHWHPKQGVKSWTSADAAAVQAQDLGPHTRDLYAAIDAGDHPEWELLVQTMSDEEHPELDFDPLDDTKVWPENLFPLTPIGKMVLNRKPVDFFTESEQIAFGTGVLVDGLDFSDDKMLVGRTFSYSDTQRYRVGPNYLQLPVNQAKGATVRTNQRDGAMAYHVDGRGENPTVNYEPSIIGGLREATAPTHDEQGPVISGRLTRKRIPVTNDYQQAGERFQLSLDWEKDELVANFVDALSQCIRPIQERMVWHMFMADDEYGQRVGEGLGITADDVRHLEPLQTQTLTEEELARAANLGKNGPRDVSGLVMTHAVPNERDVRA is encoded by the coding sequence ATGACCGACGTCGCGAGCCAGCCCTCGGCCCCCGGGGACGACCGCCCGGTCCTGACCAACCGTCAGGGCCACCCGGTGTACGACAACCAGAACCAGCGCACCATCGGGGCCCGCGGCCCCGCCACGCTGGAGAACTACCAGTTCCTCGAGAAGATCAGCCACTTCGACCGCGAGCGCATCCCCGAGCGGGTCGTGCACGCCCGCGGCACCACGGCCTTCGGCTACTTCGAGGCCTACGGCACCTTCGGCGACGAGCCGATCGCGAGCAAGACCCGCGCGAAGCTGTTCCAGGAGAAGGGCAAGCGCACCGACCTGGCCATCCGCTTCTCGACCGTGGCCGGTGGCCGCGACTCCTCCGAGGCGCTGCGCGACCCGCGCGGCTTCGCGGTGAAGTTCTACACCGAGGACGGCAACTGGGACCTCGTCGGCAACAACCTGGGCGTCTTCTTCATCCGCGACGCGATCAAGTTCCCCGACTTCATCCACTCGCAGAAGCCCGACCCGGTCACCTTCGACCGCCAGGTGCCGAACCGCGTCTTCGACTTCGCCAGCCAGACGCCCGAGTCGCTGCACATGTTCACCCTGGTGTTCTCCCCCCGCGGCATCCCGGCCAGCTACCGCACGCAGCAGGGCTTCGGCGTCAACACCTACAAGTGGGTGAACTCCGAGGGCGAGACGCTGCTGGTCAAGTACCACTGGCACCCCAAGCAGGGCGTCAAGAGCTGGACGTCGGCCGACGCCGCGGCCGTGCAGGCGCAGGACCTCGGCCCGCACACCCGCGACCTGTACGCCGCGATCGACGCCGGCGACCACCCCGAGTGGGAACTGCTCGTCCAGACCATGAGCGACGAGGAGCACCCCGAGCTCGACTTCGACCCGCTGGACGACACCAAGGTGTGGCCCGAGAACCTCTTCCCGCTCACCCCGATCGGGAAGATGGTCCTGAACCGCAAGCCGGTGGACTTCTTCACCGAGTCCGAGCAGATCGCGTTCGGCACCGGCGTCCTGGTCGACGGCCTGGACTTCTCCGACGACAAGATGCTCGTCGGCCGGACGTTCTCCTACTCCGACACCCAGCGCTACCGCGTCGGCCCGAACTACCTGCAGCTGCCGGTGAACCAGGCCAAGGGCGCGACCGTGCGCACCAACCAGCGCGACGGGGCGATGGCGTACCACGTCGACGGCCGCGGGGAGAACCCGACGGTGAACTACGAGCCGTCGATCATCGGCGGTCTGCGCGAGGCCACCGCCCCCACGCACGACGAGCAGGGCCCGGTGATCTCCGGCCGCCTGACCCGCAAGCGCATCCCGGTCACGAACGACTACCAGCAGGCCGGGGAGCGCTTCCAGCTCTCCCTGGACTGGGAGAAGGACGAGCTCGTCGCGAACTTCGTCGACGCGCTGTCGCAGTGCATCCGCCCCATCCAGGAGCGGATGGTCTGGCACATGTTCATGGCCGACGACGAGTACGGCCAGCGCGTGGGCGAGGGCCTGGGCATCACCGCCGACGACGTCCGCCACCTGGAGCCGCTGCAGACGCAGACGCTGACCGAGGAGGAGCTGGCCCGCGCGGCCAACCTCGGCAAGAACGGCCCGCGCGACGTGTCCGGTCTGGTCATGACCCACGCCGTGCCGAACGAGCGCGACGTCCGCGCCTGA